Below is a window of Planococcus rifietoensis DNA.
TGCATGACCGCCTGGAGCTGTCTGCATATTTTGCCGAGCGGGCAGTGCGTTCTTACGAAATGCATCATAATTACATCCGCCTCCTGCATGCGCAATTGCTGCTGGCGATCAACTACACAAGGCGCAATCTGAGTACTCAAGCCGCTAGCTTGTATGAAGTGGTCAAACGCAACGCCCATCTGACCCATCAGAACGAATTGTATCAATCGGTTCTTTATAATTATGCGGAGTTAATGAAGAGCCAGAAGCAAGACAGTCAAGCATTCGAGCTGTTTTCGGAGCTTAAAGATGTGGTGCAGCCAGGAAGCTATATACACAAAGCAGTTATTGTCAATTTGCTGGAGCTAAAAGGGATAAGTGAAGAAGAAACAGTTGAGCTGATCGAACAATTGCGCATGCCTGGGACCCCAAAAGACGAAGAATACTTCAAGCTGTATAGCGATTACTACGGGAAACGAGAATTTTCCCAACAAGAACTTTTGAACTATAAAGAAGATAAAATGTTTCCATTTTTCAAAAAATATGGTTATATAAAAGACACCAAACATCTTTCTGAAGAGCTTGCGGCTCATTACAAAGAGCAGCAAGATTGGCAGAAAGCCTATTACTACCAAACTCAATTTCTGGAAAGCGACGGTGATTAACATGGAAAAGAAAAAATTATTGCTTGGTGCCACATTAGCGCTAATCTTGGCGTTGTCAGCAGGATTGCCTCAAATCGCAGCACAAGCAGAAAATGCTGACGGAAACGTGACCATCAACGGGCCACAAGTATTGCCGCCAGTATAATAGAAGAACAAAAAAGCTTGCCAATTTGGCAAGCTTTTCTTTTGGGCAAATTTTAAGTTGGCAAAGCCGTTAGATTCAATCATCACACATCTGCTGTGTATGCGCACCGTCTTCGGGTAAACTAAACAAAAAGAAAGGCGGCGACACAATGTATAAAAAACAGCAATACGTTTTCAAGGATGGTCGCCCGGTCATGGCGACTATCCGAACCTATAATGAAGAAGATTTCCCAGGTTTGATCGAAGTGCAGCGCGAAAGTTTTCCGCCGCCGTTCCCGCCCGACTTGCTTTGGAACGAGCAACAGCTCCAAAACCATGTCG
It encodes the following:
- a CDS encoding helix-turn-helix domain-containing protein; the encoded protein is MNIGSVIKYYRLKHNLTQSQLADGICSVSHLSKIESNTYTPHEETYEALLLKMGVQLKKELEHQKRLEQQLGRFIDCALHYDLDNLHKIYEELLDEDDYLQSTDLVNQYELYKFRYYVLDLQMDKASAQQKLLEKLKASFTAPELWMSRFFQALYFTTLGQQKEAMDLMYRLDQGLQSIPQKLEGEFYYQKARILIVHDRLELSAYFAERAVRSYEMHHNYIRLLHAQLLLAINYTRRNLSTQAASLYEVVKRNAHLTHQNELYQSVLYNYAELMKSQKQDSQAFELFSELKDVVQPGSYIHKAVIVNLLELKGISEEETVELIEQLRMPGTPKDEEYFKLYSDYYGKREFSQQELLNYKEDKMFPFFKKYGYIKDTKHLSEELAAHYKEQQDWQKAYYYQTQFLESDGD